Proteins encoded within one genomic window of Fragaria vesca subsp. vesca linkage group LG1, FraVesHawaii_1.0, whole genome shotgun sequence:
- the LOC101309006 gene encoding DNA topoisomerase 6 subunit A-like, translating to MADQKKTSEDDRRKRSRSCADEDDQAIRNDDRWLILERTVVLEIIQEYCTLNSKCMRSRSLSTNNKSKPPSSSELLDKLREEQRDIADNKLRFDKRTFQSQSRSNAAIKHLCCKLGADRESMNLRSDDVSLVIGPLKYTLEGVATEDCNWDAGLGEKSGRIVPSVKSISGMDGDDVMFVLVVESYCVYHELVQANFHKTYSCCLIMTGKGMADVKLRLFVKYVMEKLEVPVFYLSDSDPNGIEITTVYKYGSANMAYDAENVANPHIVWLGIWSTDLPEYEIPYWE from the exons ATGGCCGACCAGAAGAAGACAAGTGAAGACGACCGAAGAAAGAGGAGCCGCAGCTGTGCGGATGAAGACGACCAAGCAATCAGGAACGACGACAGGTGGCTCATTCTGGAGAGGACAGTGGTTTTGGAAATAATCCAAGAGTACTGCACCTTGAACTCCAAGTGCATGAGGTCTCGTTCCCTCTCCACCAACAACAAGTCGAAGCCTCCTTCAAGCAGCGAGTTACTGGACAAACTACGAGAGGAGCAACGAGATATTGCGGATAACAAACTGAG ATTTGATAAGCGCACCTTCCAAAGCCAGTCGAGGTCCAATGCTGCTATAAAGCATCTATGCTGCAAGTTAGGTGCCGATCGCGAAAGCATGAATCTCCGTTCAGATGACGTGTCCCTAGTGATTGGCCCTCTAAAATATACACTCGAAGGCGTAGCAACCGAGGATTGTAACTGGGATGCTGGTTTGGGCGAAAAATCTGGACGCATTGTTCCATCTGTAAAATCAATCAGTGGAATGGACGGCGATGACGTGATGTTTGTGCTTGTGGTGGAGAGTTATTGCGTCTATCATGAATTGGTTCAAGCAAACTTCCATAAGACATACAGTTGTTGTTTAATTATGACAGGTAAAGGGATGGCTGATGTGAAACTGAGACTGTTCGTCAAGTATGTTATGGAGAAGCTTGAAGTTCCAGTGTTTTACTTATCGGATTCAGACCCCAACGGCATTGAGATTACTACCGTATACAAATACGGTTCGGCAAACATGGCCTACGATGCCGAGAATGTGGCAAATCCACACATTGTCTGGTTGGGCATCTGGTCTACGGATTTGCCCGAATATGAAATACCATATTGGGAGTGA
- the LOC101308712 gene encoding probable polygalacturonase At3g15720-like, whose product MEGRVVAMIFLLMIILVASPSPSSCARLNGFPTTTTLRDDDSIGVYGDQVATVTSNSFNNKKYGDVFATPYRFHEYRPLSSSQTSDDLQAFPEADGTSTFNVMNYGAIGNDQFDNTQVCLSESMGIDVCGSTQDIPTLIIPKDNNFLLSSVEFKGPCKAASVNFQLNGNIVAPNDTNAWGDNKGRWVQFDQVQGLIINEGGQIDGQGQALHFDSCDGLRLSNITHINSAKNHITITSCNDVQISDILIRAPDESPNTDGINISTSTNITIQRSFIGTGNWNQIS is encoded by the exons ATGGAGGGTCGTGTAGTTGCAATGATATTTTTACTCATGATCATTCTGGTTGCTTCACCTTCACCAAGTTCATGTGCGAGACTTAATGGTTTCCCCACAACAACTACTTTAAGAGATGATGATTCCATTGGTGTTTATGGTGATCAAGTTGCTACTGTAACATCAAATTCATTCAATAATAAGAAATATGGTGATGTTTTTGCAACACCATATAGATTCCATGAGTATCGTCCTCTCTCAAGTAGCCAAACCAGTGATGATTTACAA GCATTTCCGGAAGCAGATGGAACAAGCACATTCAATGTGATGAATTATGGTGCTATTGGGAATGACCAATTTGATAACACACAAGTAT GCCTTTCTGAAAGCATGGGAATTGATGTTTGTGGATCCACTCAAGACATCCCTACCCTTATCATACCAAAGGATAACAATTTCCTGCTCAGTTCTGTTGAGTTTAAAGGGCCTTGCAAGGCTGCAAGTGTCAATTTTCAG CTAAATGGGAACATTGTCGCGCCAAATGATACGAATGCTTGGGGAGACAACAAGGGCAGATGGGTTCAGTTTGATCAAGTTCAAGGTCTGATAATCAATGAAGGAGGTCAAATTGATGGTCAAGGTCAG GCTCTCCATTTTGACAGTTGTGATGGTCTTCGGTTGAGTAATATTACGCATATTAATAGTGCAAAAAACCATATAACCATCACCAGCTGCAATGATGTCCAAATTTCTGATATCCTTATCAGGGCTCCAGATGAAAGTCCAAACACTGATGGAATTAACATCTCTACATCAACCAATATCACCATTCAACGTTCTTTTATAGGCACCGGTAACTGGAACCAGATTTCCTAG